GGTGGCCGGCATGGTGGCCGCGCGTCACGCCGACCAGAGCTGGCCGCAGGCACTGCGCCTGGGTACCGCCTTTGCCGCCGCCAAGCTGCAGCGGCTGGGGCCGCACCTGCCGCCGCGGGCGGAAGTAAAGGCATTACTGGAGCAAGTACAGCTGCAGGCCTTGTAGCAGGCTTGCGGCCAACCTTACAGATTCATCCGGCCCGTACCGCCCCCTACTACAACAGCTCGGACGGGCCGGACACGTCAGGGCGCCTCGAAAAACCTCGGTAGCGAGACAAGGTGCGAACAGAACTGCAGAAAGCATGTTTTGCAAGCAACGCAGTATCGCGACGAAAGCGGGCGTTTTTCGAGCTGCCCTTCAGCAGCACAACGAGAGGAGACAACGATGTCAACACTGCTGGCCGTACTCACCTGCCCCGAGCGCAGCACCCAGAGCCTGCTGGCCGCCGAAGCGCTGCGCAAGGCCGCCAAACAGCTCGGGCAGGCCATCCGCATCGAAACCCATACCGCGCAAGGCGTGCAGGACCCGCTAAGCGAGTCGGAACTCGCCGCCGCGCAGCAGGTGATCCGCGTCGGCGCCAGCGGCAGCGATGCCCGCTTCTCCGGCAAACGCGAGCACCTGGCCGCGCTGGAAGCGGTGCTGGCCGACCCGTCCGCCGTGCTGAACGCCGCATTGCAGGCAACGCCGGTGGCCGCGGCCGCCAGCCAGCCGCTGTCCATCGTCGCCATCACCTCCTGCCCCACCGGCATCGCCCACACCTTCATGGCCGCAGAAGGCCTGAGCGGCGCCGCCGAGGCGCTGGGCCACCGCATCAAGGTGGAAACCCAGGGCTCGGTGGGCTCGCAGAACGCGCTGACCGCCGCCGACATCGCCGGCGCCGACCTGGTGATCATCGCCGCCGATACCCAGGTGGACACCAGCCGCTTTGCCGGCAAGCGCGTGTTCATGAGCGGTACCAAGGCAGCCATCAACGACGGCAAGGCGCTGATCGGCAATGCCCAGGCCAATGCCAAACTGCAGGCGGCTGCAGCCGGCGGCCAGGGCGCGGCAGCCGGTGCCGCCAGTGCCAGCAAGGAGCGCAGCGGCGCCTACAAGCACCTGATGACCGGCGTGTCCTTCATGCTGCCCTTCGTGGTGACCGGCGGCCTGCTGATTGCACTGGGCTTCGCACTGGGCGGCATCTATGTGTTCGATGACGCGCACAAGGGCACGCTGGGCTGGACACTGTTCAATATCGGCGCCAAGGCTTCGTTCGCGCTGATGGTGCCGGTGCTGGCCGGCTACATCGCCTACTCCATCGCCGACCGCCCCGGCATCGC
This Vogesella sp. LIG4 DNA region includes the following protein-coding sequences:
- a CDS encoding PTS fructose transporter subunit EIIBC — its product is MSTLLAVLTCPERSTQSLLAAEALRKAAKQLGQAIRIETHTAQGVQDPLSESELAAAQQVIRVGASGSDARFSGKREHLAALEAVLADPSAVLNAALQATPVAAAASQPLSIVAITSCPTGIAHTFMAAEGLSGAAEALGHRIKVETQGSVGSQNALTAADIAGADLVIIAADTQVDTSRFAGKRVFMSGTKAAINDGKALIGNAQANAKLQAAAAGGQGAAAGAASASKERSGAYKHLMTGVSFMLPFVVTGGLLIALGFALGGIYVFDDAHKGTLGWTLFNIGAKASFALMVPVLAGYIAYSIADRPGIAPGMAGGMIAGAIGSGFLGGIVAGFIAGYSVKYLNEKIQLGRNFDGLKPVLILPLLGTTIVGLLMYFVLGQPVAAALGAVTEWLKGLQGSSALVLGMILGGMMAFDMGGPINKAAYTFATGLIASQVYAPMAAVMAAGMTPPLGIALAALLFKNRFTADEREGAKAAGVLGISFITEGAIPFAAKDPLRVIPSLVAGSALAGAISMASGCQLRVPHGGVFVLPIPNAVSNLGMYIVALLAGTALTAVLLGVLKKSPDAANA